One window of the Pyrus communis chromosome 17, drPyrComm1.1, whole genome shotgun sequence genome contains the following:
- the LOC137722978 gene encoding probable serine/threonine-protein kinase At1g54610 yields MGCVISREASSGVNSESKGKRRDLSVESTGKVDDVVVPKVDSKTAEVHVGGGEGKKEENVHGGEKPPRGERRRSKPNPRSGNVPKQSRGAQVAAGWPPWLTEACGEALNGWIPRKADTFEKIDKIGSGTYSNVYKAKDVLTGKIVALKKVRFDNLEPESVRFMAREILILQRLDHVNVVKLEGLVTSRMSCSLYLVFEYMEHDLAGLAASPEIKFTEPQVKCYMHQLLSGLEHCHNRGVLHRDIKGSNLLIDNGGVLKIADFGLASFFDPNHKHPMTSRVVTLWYRPPELLLGATDYGVGVDLWSAGCILAELLAGKPIMPGRTEVEQLHKIYKLCGSPSDEYWRKAKLPNATLFRPREPYRRCIRETFKDFPPTSFPLIETLLAIDPAERQTATAALSSVFFLSEPYACEPSSLPKYPPTKEIDAKRRDDEARRLRAAGRSQADGPKKTRTRERAPRSGMPAPEANAELQSNIDRRRLITHANAKSKSEKFPPPHQDGAVGYPLGSSHHFDPALVPPDVPFSTTSFSYPKESLQAWSGPLVDPASAGGPRRKKHTGHDGRETSKSYTGNLREKHDNARVKGKRSAA; encoded by the exons ATGGGTTGTGTGATTAGTAGAGAAGCGTCTTCGGGAGTCAATTCTGAGTCGAAGGGGAAGAGGAGGGATTTGAGTGTAGAGTCTACTGGGAAGGTAGATGATGTTGTGGTGCCGAAGGTAGATAGTAAAACCGCCGAGGTTCATGTTGGTGGGGGAGAGGGCAAGAAGGAGGAGAATGTCCATGGAGGTGAGAAACCTCCGAGGGGGGAGAGAAGGCGATCGAAGCCAAACCCGAGGTCAGGTAATGTACCAAAGCAATCGCGTGGCGCCCAAGTGGCGGCTGGCTGGCCACCCTGGCTCACTGAGGCGTGTGGGGAGGCGCTCAATGGGTGGATTCCACGGAAAGCAGACACGTTTGAGAAAATTGATAAG ATTGGGTCAGGAACGTATAGTAATGTGTACAAAGCTAAAGATGTGTTGACGGGGAAAATTGTTGCCCTAAAGAAAGTTAGATTTGACAATTTGGAGCCTGAGAGCGTGAGATTTATGGCTAGAGAAATTCTAATTTTGCAGAGACTGGATCATGTCAATGTTGTAAAGTTGGAGGGTCTGGTTACGTCAAGAATGTCATGTAGTTTGTACCTGGTGTTTGAATACATGGAGCATGATCTAGCTGGGCTTGCTGCAAGCCCTGAAATTAAATTTACAGAACCACAG GTAAAATGTTACATGCATCAACTTCTATCTGGACTTGAGCACTGTCACAACCGTGGTGTGCTTCACCGTGACATTAAAGGATCAAatcttttgattgacaatgGAGGAGTACTTAAAATTGCTGACTTTGGATTGGCTTCTTTTTTTGATCCAAACCATAAGCATCCAATGACTAGTCGGGTGGTTACTCTATGGTATCGACCTCCCGAGCTCCTTCTTGGGGCTACTGATTACGGCGTGGGCGTGGACCTCTGGAGTGCAGGTTGCATTTTAGCGGAGTTACTAGCTGGGAAGCCTATCATGCCTGGTCGTACCGAG GTGGAGCAACTACATAAGATATACAAATTATGTGGTTCACCTTCAGATGAATACTGGAGGAAAGCAAAGTTGCCCAATGCAACGCTATTTAGGCCTCGGGAGCCTTACAGAAGATGCATAAGAGAGACATTCAAAGATTTTCCCCCAACTTCATTTCCCCTTATCGAAACTCTTCTTGCAATTGATCCAGCAGAACGTCAGACAGCCACAGCTGCATTGAGTAGTGTG TTTTTCCTGTCAGAGCCTTATGCATGTGAACCTTCTAGCCTCCCGAAGTATCCTCCAACCAAAGAAATAGACGCCAAACGCCGGGACGATGAAGCTCGTAG ACTACGAGCTGCTGGTAGATCCCAGGCTGATGGTCCAAAGAAAACACGCACACGGGAACGGGCTCCTAGGAGTGGTATGCCGGCTCCAGAAGCCAATGCGGAGCTTCAGTCCAATATTGAT AGAAGGCGCCTAATTACGCATGCAAATGCAAAGAGCAAAAGCGAAAAGTTTCCTCCACCACATCAGGATGGGGCAGTTGGCTACCCCTTGGGATCTTCACATCATTTTGATCCTGCCCTTGTTCCTCCTGATGTCCCTTTCAGTACAACCTCATTCAGTTATCCTAAAGAATCACTACAGGCTTGGTCAGGTCCGTTGGTTGACCCTGCTTCTGCCGGTGGTCCAAGACGGAAGAAACATACTGGACACGATGGGCGAGAAACTTCAAAATCCTATACAGGAAACCTTAGAGAGAAACATGACAATGCTCGTGTTAAGGGAAAGAGAAGTGCGGCTTGA